A genomic region of Ensifer adhaerens contains the following coding sequences:
- a CDS encoding response regulator has product MIKPRILIVEDEADIRRFVRMALEKEGMDVFETETAEEARLNAGSRKPDLMVVDLGLPDGDGKALIREVRSWVSAPILVLSAREQETEKVEALDAGADDYLTKPFGVPELLARVRAQLRRSNTVSNGSTSSPAVKFGQVAINLATHEITRAGEPVHLTPNEFRLLTALIRGHGKVLTHRQLLMDVWGPGYAERSHYIRIYMGQLRQKLEDDPSQPVHLITELQVGYRLSGLEIPAG; this is encoded by the coding sequence ATGATTAAGCCGCGTATCCTGATCGTTGAAGACGAGGCTGATATTCGTCGCTTCGTCCGTATGGCGCTGGAAAAGGAAGGCATGGACGTTTTTGAGACGGAGACCGCCGAAGAAGCGCGTCTCAACGCGGGCAGTCGAAAGCCCGATCTGATGGTCGTCGATCTGGGCCTGCCGGACGGAGATGGCAAGGCATTGATCCGTGAAGTTCGAAGCTGGGTCTCCGCTCCCATCCTCGTGCTCTCGGCCCGCGAACAGGAAACCGAAAAGGTCGAAGCCCTTGATGCTGGGGCGGACGACTATCTGACAAAGCCGTTTGGCGTTCCCGAATTGTTGGCGCGAGTGCGTGCGCAACTGCGCCGCTCTAACACGGTATCAAACGGTTCGACATCGTCACCAGCCGTGAAGTTCGGACAGGTAGCGATCAATCTCGCAACGCATGAGATCACTCGGGCGGGCGAACCCGTGCATTTGACACCAAACGAGTTTCGCCTGCTGACTGCTCTGATACGCGGGCATGGCAAGGTGCTTACCCACCGCCAGCTGCTCATGGACGTATGGGGACCCGGCTACGCTGAGCGTTCTCACTACATCCGTATCTACATGGGCCAGCTTCGGCAGAAGCTTGAGGACGATCCTTCGCAGCCGGTCCATCTGATCACGGAATTGCAGGTTGGCTACCGTCTTTCCGGACTCGAAATTCCCGCAGGCTGA
- a CDS encoding ATP-binding protein — MRGLAETLERTKELPEDDRSDLARSIRVQADELKRLVSNLLDLARMQSRGVHLNKEWHSLSEIVGSALAQSAPLLKPRAIRTNLPPDLPLLEVDAPLIERVLINIFDNAAKYTSSTSAITVRGGASGDSMYLVVEDDGPGLPVPDPEVLFEPFMRGQKESSIAGVGLGLSLCRSIIAAHGGSIRLEGRKPHGAAFEIRLPLGAPPEVESETVND; from the coding sequence ATCCGCGGCTTGGCTGAAACTCTTGAGCGCACGAAGGAGCTACCCGAGGACGACCGAAGTGACCTTGCTCGCTCGATCCGCGTTCAGGCCGACGAGCTGAAGCGGTTGGTAAGCAATTTGCTTGACCTTGCGCGGATGCAGAGCAGGGGCGTGCATCTCAATAAGGAATGGCATTCACTTAGTGAAATCGTGGGCAGTGCCCTTGCGCAATCCGCGCCGCTTCTGAAGCCCCGGGCAATCCGCACCAATTTGCCGCCCGACCTGCCTCTTTTGGAGGTTGACGCCCCCCTGATCGAACGGGTCCTGATCAACATCTTCGATAACGCTGCGAAATATACTTCGTCTACCAGCGCTATCACCGTCCGCGGTGGCGCATCGGGCGACTCCATGTACCTGGTGGTCGAGGACGATGGCCCTGGCCTGCCGGTGCCCGACCCCGAGGTGCTTTTTGAACCTTTCATGAGAGGCCAGAAGGAATCCTCCATCGCGGGAGTTGGCCTCGGTCTGTCCCTATGCCGCAGTATTATTGCGGCTCATGGAGGAAGCATTCGGCTGGAAGGGCGCAAGCCCCACGGCGCTGCCTTTGAAATCCGACTGCCGCTCGGTGCACCTCCCGAAGTTGAGAGTGAGACTGTGAATGATTAA